In a genomic window of Malassezia japonica chromosome 4, complete sequence:
- a CDS encoding uncharacterized protein (SECRETED:SignalP(1-20); COG:Q; EggNog:ENOG503NYA2), with protein sequence MWAILGLCVALVMGWSLLQSKSWTAKGKNVLITGGSQGLGLALAKRLASHGANVVICSRSEAKLQAATKEVETVRLNPGQTIAYVSADVSTFQGAAEALAKCPTTPDTVFCCAGGAKPGLFVEQTEADFQAAVRTDYFTALATAHASAKAMLASHVQGRIVLVSSVMGFMGLVGYSQYSPMKYAIRGLAECLRSEFGLYGLTVQTYFPATILSPGFDEENKTKPQVTKDIEGADDQKTPEQCAEHLERGVEAGHFSITDGLVGMFLRISSGGSAPGNGLLVDSLLFLPARLALLVWRRFVADRTVAQYRKPQ encoded by the exons ATGTGGGCGATTCTGGGACTGTGCGTTGCGCTCGTGATGGGCTGGTCTCTGCTGCAGTCCAAGTCGTGGACTGCCAAAGGCAAG AATGTCTTGATTACTGGCGGCTCTCAAGGActtggccttgcgctggccaagcgcctcgcgtcGCACGGCGCCAATGTGGTCATCTGTAGCCGTTCCGAGGCGAAGCTCCAAGCGGCGACCAAGGAAGTCGAG ACTGTGCGCCTTAATCCGGGCCAGACCATTGCGTACGTTTCTGCCGACGTGTCGACCTtccaaggcgctgctgaGGCGCTGGCCAAATGCCCCACCACTCCCGACACGGTCTTTTGTTGTGCTGGCGGAGCCAAGCCGGGCCTGTTTGTCGAGCAGACTGAGGCGGACTTtcaggcggcggtgcgcacggacTACTTCACCGCGCTTGCTACGGCACAT GCGAGTGCCAAGGCGATGCTCGCGAGCCATGTCCAGGGCCGCATCGTGCTTGTGAGCTCGGTGATGGGCTTCATGGGCCTCGTTGGATACTCACAGTATTCGCCGATGAAGTATGCCATCCGCG GTCTGGCCGAGTGCCTCCGTTCCGAGTTTGGCCTGTACGGCCTGACGGTGCAGACCTACTTCCCTGCGACCATCCTCTCGCCCGGCTTTGACGAGGAGAACAAGACCAAGCCTCAGGTGACAAAGGACATTGAAGGCGCAGACGACCAAAAGACGCCCGAGCAGTGTGCCGAGCActtggagcgcggcgtcgaggccggcCACTTCTCCATTACCGATGGCCTTGTGGGCATGTTCCTCCGCATCTCGTCGGGCGGCAGTGCCCCTGGCAATGGTCTCCTGGTCGACTCGCTGCTCTTTCTTCccgctcgcctcgcgctgcttgtcTGGCGCAGGTTTGTTGCGGATCGGACCGTGGCACAGTATCGCAAACCTCAATAG
- the ALA1 gene encoding alanine--tRNA ligase (EggNog:ENOG503NUR8; COG:J; BUSCO:EOG09260HPO) — MTESVSTTTPAVEWPAAKVRSAFLDFFRERGHTFVPSSSTIPYDDPTLLFANAGMNQYKSIFLGTVDPSSNFAKMKSAVNSQKCIRAGGKHNDLDDVGKDTYHHTFFEMLGNWSFGDYFKVYGLPADRLYVTYFEGDSKLGLDADTEARDYWRAVGVADDHLLTGDAKDNFWEMGATGPCGPCSEIHYDRIGGRNAASLVNQDDPNVLEVWNVVFMQYNREDDGSLRPLPARHIDTGMGFERLVSVLQDKPSNYDTDVFAPLFARIQELTGARAYEGKLGEEDKDGIDTAYRVVADHIRTLAFAMSDGGVPDKDGRGYVLRRILRRGVRFVRKYFEVPIGSFFSQLLPTLVEQLGEFFPELTRKTDDIKAILDEEEQSFARTLDRGEKLFEQYARQAKAEGRTKLSGSDIWRLYDTFGFPVDLTSIMAEEQGLTFDQAEFDKAQAESKEASKGGPKEQALDTVKPDVHDLAHLEGDASVPKTEDKFKYDQPTIHATVKSIFQEHKFFQSSSELPETGSPFGVLLDRTNFYAESGGQQADTGSLVIDGKTEFEVTSVQVYNGYVVHVGYLKYGELAVGQEVVSEYDESRRRPLRSNHTGTHILNFGLREVLGDHIDQKGSLVAPTKLRFDFSHKAALSIPEVKEIEAISNKFIDRNVPVYSKDMTLEEAYKIPGLRAVFGEAYPNPVRVVSLEFDVDDIAKDLENPKWRSTSIEFCGGTHVAKTGDISKLIVTEEGGIAKGIRRVTAVTGDEAAAVTRTADEATARLEAIEKITDQSEKDAQLKAYSVELARMDMSVLRKDELKTRFAKTRKALDTQLKAKSAADIKAAQEAVTKYFAENPEANVYVAKLDVDANAKALQSGIAAARKADKAVYLFAQDKSASGPAKTIYSNFVPKQALDAGLDAVSWNKTISEKLQGRGGGKPDGAQGQGEASKEALDEALKLAEDFYKLKLGQ, encoded by the exons ATGACCGAGTCCGtatcgacgacgacgcctGCCGTCGAGTGGCCGGCCGCGaaggtgcgcagcgcgttcCTCGACTTTTTCCGCGAGCGTGGTCACACCTTTgtgccgtcgagctcgaccatTCCCTATGATGACCCGACTCTTTTGTTCGCAAACGCGGGTATGAACCAG TACAAGTCCATCTTCCTCGGCACGGTGGACCCCTCGTCGAACTTTGCCAAGATGAAGAGCGCTGTGAACTCGCAAAAGTGTATCCGCGCTGGCGGTAAGCACAACGACCTGGACGACGTCGGCAAAGATACCTACCACCACACCTTCTTTGAGATGCTTGGCAACTGGAGCTTTGGCGACTACTTCAAG GTGTACGGCCTGCCAGCCGACCGCTTGTACGTCACCTACTTTGAGGGCGACTCTaagctcggcctcgacgcagACACTGAGGCGCGCGACTACTGGCgcgcggtcggcgtcgcggacgACCACCTGCTCACCGGTGACGCCAAGGACAACTTCTGGGAGATGGGCGCGACCGGACCGTGTGGCCCTTGCAGTGAAATCCACTACGACCGTATCGGTGGCCGCAACGCAGCGTCGCTCGTGAACCAGGACGACCCCAACGTGCTAGAGGTCTGGAACGTTGTCTTTATGCAATACAACCGCGAGGACGacggctcgctgcgcccgctCCCTGCGCGCCACATTGACACGGGTATGGGCTTTGAGCGCCTGGTGTCTGTCCTCCAGGACAAGCCGTCGAACTACGACACGGACGTCTTTGCACCCCTCTTTGCCCGCATCCAGGAGCTGACCGGTGCTCGTGCCTACGAGggcaagctcggcgaggaggacaaGGACGGTATCGACACGGCCTACCGTGTCGTTGCTGACCACATCCGTACGCTCGCTTTTGCGATGAGCGATGGCGGTGTCCCTGACAAGGATGGCCGTGGCTacgtcctgcgccgcattTTGCGCCGTGGTGTGCGCTTTGTGCGCAAGTACTTCGAGGTGCCGATTGGCAGCTTCTTCTCGCAGCTGCTCCCGAcgctggtcgagcagctcggcgagttCTTCCCCGAACTGACGCGGAAGACGGACGACATCAAGGCGAttctcgacgaggaggagcagtCGTTTGCCCGCACGCTGGACCGTGGCGAGAAGCTCTTTGAGCAGTacgcgcgccaggccaaggccgagggcCGCACGAAGCTCAGCGGCTCGGACATCTGGCGCCTGTACGACACCTTTGGTTTCCCGGTCGACCTGACGAGCATCAtggccgaggagcagggCCTGACCTTTGACCAGGCCGAGTTTGACAAGGCCCAGGCCGAAAGCAAGGAGGCGAGCAAGGGTGGCCCCAAGGAGCAGGCCCTCGACACGGTCAAGCCCGACGTGCACGACCTCGCTCAcctcgagggcgacgcTTCGGTTCCCAAGACCGAGGACAAGTTCAAGTACGACCAGCCCACGATCCACGCCACGGTCAAGAGCATCTTCCAGGAGCACAAGTTCTTCCAAAGCTCGAGCGAGCTCCCCGAGACGGGCTCGCCGTTTGGCGTGCTGCTGGACCGCACCAACTTTTACGCCGAGAGCGGTGGTCAGCAGGCTGACACGGGTAGCCTGGTGATTGACGGTAAAACCGAGTTCGAGGTGACGAGCGTGCAGGTGTACAACGGCTACGTGGTGCACGTCGGCTACCTCAAGTACGGCGAGCTGGCGGTCGGCCAGGAGGTCGTGTCGGAGTATGACGagagccgccgccgtcccCTGCGCAGCAACCACACGGGTACGCATATCCTCAACTttggcctgcgcgaggtgctcggcgaccacATCGACCAGAAGGGTTCGCTTGTCGCTCCTACCAAGCTCCGCTTTGACTTCTCGCACAAGGCTGCCCTGTCCATTCCCGAGGTGAAGGAGATTGAGGCGATCAGCAACAAGTTCATCGACCGCAACGTCCCGGTGTACTCGAAGGACATGACTCTCGAGGAGGCGTACAAGATCCCCGGTCTCCGCGCCGTCTTTGGCGAGGCCTACCCCAACCCCGTGCGTGTCGTTTCTCTGGAGTTTGACGTGGACGACATTGCCAAGGACCTCGAGAACCCCAAGTGGCGCAGCACTAGCATCGAGTTCTGCGGTGGTACGCACGTGGCCAAGACGGGTGATATCAGCAAGCTGATCGTCACCGAGGAGGGTGGTATTGCGAAGGGTATCCGCCGTGTCACAGCCGTGacgggcgacgaggccgcggcggtaACGCGCACTGCCGACGAGGCTactgcgcgcctcgaggccaTTGAAAAGATCACGGACCAGAGCGAGAAGGACGCACAACTCAAGGCGTACAGTGTTGAGCTTGCGCGTATGGACATGAGCGTTCTCCGCAAGGACGAGCTCAAGACGCGCTTTGCCAAGACGCGCAAGGCCCTTGACACGCAGCTGAAGGCCAAGTCGGCAGCCGACATCAAGGCCGCGCAGGAGGCAGTGACCAAGTACTTTGCCGAGAACCCCGAGGCGAACGTGTACGTGGCcaagctcgacgtcgacgcaAACGCTAAGGCGCTCCAGTCGGGTATCGCGGCtgcgcgcaaggccgacAAGGCGGTCTacctctttgcgcaggacaagtcggcgagcggcccTGCGAAGACCATCTACAGCAACTTTGTGCCGAAGCAGGCACTTGACGCTGGCCTCGATGCTGTCTCTTGGAACAAGACCATCTCGGAGAAGCTCCagggccgcggcggtggcAAGCCCGATGGTGCACAGGGCCAGGGCGAGGCGTCGAAGGAGGcactcgacgaggcgctcaagctcgccgaggactTTTACAAGCTCAAGCTCGGGCAGTAA
- a CDS encoding uncharacterized protein (TransMembrane:6 (i251-272o284-304i332-356o376-398i410-428o448-471i); COG:S; EggNog:ENOG503NWBM; SECRETED:SignalP(1-17)) has translation MILDYIFFSLLPLAAQAGWITYQNEGKQAQGIPCVGSIYGNDNYLVSQFDCNAVDWNGTMCDMKCFPISSTTCIGFPTEEEKKNKVGAGIWYAPHGADNACIYLGSTYGDDYSDRIGANTTGCGYLDWPEDRNFGPVKRKDNGPQKTKGCWDTDSKPEKKYNQTSVHFFDGARPYKQAWCDAGYATSCGPNEDHFCEEDLHDETMIKCKTTEKPKNPELPQNRKGGLCNIIGSKWTLVIGVIFEAQRGRMVGIWLAIRNIGPLISGIISVVLNTGGSGVGKVSYTTYYALIAIQCLGLPVSLLLSPPDNVIRPDGTRIPHLKRSRTSIKREIVSVWHIIKAPQFALLIPIFIAGTWGSVYQSNYLTAYFSVRARALASLLTAIVQLAADFIFAFFSDYRGFGNQRRRTQILWAGFAVGITGLWIWQIVTEVFFTRTKATVDWHGSSGSFNNAMAVLILWKYVSVLTIRFLYEAQLGFVYWILGTYPHSDGTMERAVGLLRTFESIGTCMSYVVGTTHWANLNQCILSASLWASCLIPTTLAVQKVPSTKIELSDEQLAEMTQASSGDTSSTDSRMLWEKEASALNEMNDLETHPTLSHGSSK, from the exons ATGATTCTTGATTACATTTTCTTTTCGCTCCTTCCTCTTGCTGCTCAGGCTGGTTGGATCACCTACCAGAACGAAGGCAAGCAGGCTCAGGGTATCCCCTGTGTTGGTTCCATCTATGGTAACGACAACTACCTCGTCTCTCAATTTGACTGCAATGCCGTGGACTGGAACGGTACCATGTGTGACATGAAGTGTTTCCCTATCAGCTCTACCACCTGTATCGGCTTCCCTACTGAGGAGGAGAAGAAGAACAAGGTGGGCGCTGGTATTTGGTATGCCCCTCACGGAGCCGACAATGCGTGCATTTACCTTGGAAGCACCTACGGCGATGACTACTCTGACCGCATTGGCGCCAACACGACTGGCTGTGGCTACCTCGACTGGCCGGAAGACCGCAACTTTGGTCCGGTCAAGCGCAAGGACAATGGCCCGCAGAAGACCAAGGGCTGCTGGGACACGGACAGCAAGCCTGAAAAGAAGTACAACCAAACCAGTGTCCACTTCTTTGACGGTGCACGTCCCTACAAGCAGGCCTGGTGTGATGCTGGCTATGCGACTTCGTGCGGTCCGAATGAAGACCACTTCTGTGAGGAGGACCTCCATGACGAGACGATGATCAAGTGCAAGACCACCGAAAAGCCCAAGAACCCCGAGCTTCCGCAGAACCGGAAGG GTGGTCTGTGCAACATTATTGGAAGCAAGTGGACGCTTGTCATTGGTGTCATTTT TGAGGCCCAGCGAGGGCGTATGGTGGGCATCTGGCTCGCGATCCGCAACATTGGCCCACTCATCAGCGGCATTATCTCGGTCGTTCTCAATACGGGCGGCAGCGGAGTAGGTAAGGTCTCCTACACGACCTATTATGCACTTATTGCAATTCAGTGTCTTGGACTACCCGTTTCTCTTCTCCTCAGCCCTCCGGACAATGTCATTCGCCCGGATGGGACGCGTATTCCGCACCTAAAGCGCAGCCGCACTTCGATCAAGCGCGAGATTGTGAGTGTATGGCACATCATCAAGGCCCCTCAATTTGCGCTTCTCATTCCCATTTTTATTGCCGGGACATGGGGTTCAGTGTATCAGTCCAACTACCTCACGGCCTACTTCTCCGTtcgtgcgcgcgctctgGCATCGCTCCTGACGGCCATTGTCCAGCTTGCGGCCGATTTCATCTTTGCCTTTTTTTCCGACTATCGCGGTTTCGGTAACCAGCGCCGGCGGACTCAGATTTTATGGGCGGGTTTTGCAGTTGGCATCACCGGTCTTTGGATTTGGCAGATCGTGACCGAGGTGTTCTTTACGCGGACGAAGGCTACAGTGGACTGGCATGGAAGCTCGGGCAGTTTCAACAACGCTATGGCCGTACTCATCCTTTGGAAGTATGTATCAGTGCTAACCATCAGGTTTTTGTACGAAGCACAACTGGGATTCGTCTACTGGATTCTTGGTACCTACCCTCACTCTGACGGCACGATGGAGCGTGCTGTGGGACTGCTCCGCACCTTTGAGTCGATCGGAACATGCATGTCTTATGTGGTGGGAACCACCCACTGGGCGAACCTCAACCAATGCATCCTCTCGGCCTCACTTTGGGCTTCATGCTTGATTCCTACTACGCTGGCCGTCCAAAAGGTGCCTTCGACCAAGATTGAGCTCTCGGACGAACAGCTCGCGGAAATGACGCAAGCATCGAGCGGCGACACGAGCAGCACTGATTCAAGGATGCTGTGGGAGAAGGAGGCGAGTGCCTTGAACGAAATGAATGACCTTGAAACGCATCCTACCTTGAGCCATGGAAGCAGTAAATAG